atgaACTCATATAATACATAGGTTTTCCACctaatttttaataaattaacaaaCGGTGTTTGCAAATTAAATTggtaaaatcataaaacaaacataTTAATTATATCTTAAATTTTAAAAAGTATAAGTTATTAAGCTTTTTGAACAAATCgttatttataaataatttataaatACTTGTCAAAAGTTTGAAGacttgaattaaataaaacaattaagaaattcaatttgaaacaaaataaaaattttaaaatatattaattcaTGTATATAATCTAATTTATATTTGTTAAACTAGacattaatattaattaatttacattaataatataaattgacaataaatataaaatataaacatgaatattttatataaaaatggaaatttttaatTACATAATAACCAACAATAAAATCGAACAAGCCAAAATAGCTATCTAGCATGGTATCTTTGCGCAGGCATACATCTAAGTATATATAAACGACATTTAAGTCGGTTTAAGAATgttatttttctaaaaagttaaaaatttgaaatgttttaactAGAAAACAACacacattttaaaaatgttatttttctaaaaagttaaaaatttgaaaaccacatatttttttaaaatgtgaacCTAAGACACTCGGTGTTGGAAAATACAAAATGTAAAGCAAACAACAATTACGCATTTTGTTAAGAAAACCCAATAAATGATTGTCTGAAGATGAAATTAGAAAAATGCAAATGAATCTATACATGAAGAAAGTCTGATTTGTATGATAAGTTTTACCCCTTGAATCTTGatccaaccaccaccaccaccaccaccagcagCATAAGTTAACCTCCTAAATGGTACACTACTTACTACACATGAGAGAAATATTATTAAGTATAAGTAGGGGTAAACACCATCAACCACCATCTCATATCATATCTTACAATCTTGCATTTCTACTTACTTTACCATATCCATATCCATATCCAATCTCATTAATTTTGGGCTCTATCCCTAAAATTACACATCCCATCCCATCCACATGCACCATTCATTAACTCAACTCAACTCAACTCAACTCAGTTAGTATCACTATCACTATTTCACCTACTTCTAATATTTTCCTCATTTGAGGTTATTCTCGATCCATTGCCTGCCCTCGCATAAATCGCCCACCTTCATCTGTCACAATTAAACAAACAAACCTAATCAatcaaatcataagatttatatTAATCCAAATCCATGTAAACCTAAAGAGCTGTAACAAATGAAAAAATCTTTAAAATATCTATACATCAAAACAAACTCATATCATATGGATATGTTATCAACAAGGATATTTAGAGTTGGAGATAATAAtactagtagtagtagtagtagtagtatatgttttatttattgtcAGCAAAAGCAAATGAACAAAGGTTATTCTTTAAGCTTATATGAAACAAACACTACTGTGTTTTATGACCAAACCCACCCACCCCATGTCTGAAATTTTTGCAACCCATTTCGACAAGATAATTTGGAACAGAAAGTTAATACAAATTTTTAGTAATGATGTATAAAAAtagggctaaatgcaagaaacatAAATGTAGTTTCTACTTTCTACTTTGTAGGGAAGTTTGGTTTATAAGGAAGGTAGCAGGTTACCCATTGCTATAGTTAAAATGCATTTAAGCCCAAAAAACAAGTTTCTTGCTTCTGAATCTTCACATATCACAACCAAGGCAAGAGAGAGAGATTTTCTACCATAAATATGCAAGCATTATAATTATATTCATATCTGTCATTTAATTTTACACTGTATTATTTAAGGAACCAAATTGGAAGGGAAGATTATCCTTTGTCTGCTTTCCATTAAAAAAAACTCAggaacatcaattttttttcctttctacTTAGTTTCATTCACTTGTCTCTTTAAGTGGGACTCAGGAAGTAAGAAATTTAGTAGAGTTAGAAGAAGAGTTTAGTTTGTGTACCACTTTCACCATCTGAGATATCTGCAAGCCTTGCAATGGCATCAGTCAGTGCTTGTTCATGTTCCTGCATTACCATATCATtcattcattattattattatttcaatcgTAAATCATACATTACATGTTTTCAAACTTAACTAACCTTGAGCACTTTCTTAGCTTTCTCTATTTCAACAGGATCTGGATGACTAGACCCAAATACCCTCTCAACCTGTTGCATGAATGTTAAAATTCCTTTCCCTTCTTGTAAATACaatatacatatatgatatatctGCAGCTGCAATTATCATGTATCTACCTCTTTTATCAGAGTATCAGTGTGAAGTAACTGAATATTGTCTAGACCCTTCTTTCCAATGCCATTCTGTGATGGTGGAAAATCTTTTCTTGCTGCTGCTTGACTTTTGGGCAACCCTCTACCTCTCCCTCCACCTCCACCAGGACCATTATCACGTCCAACAGGTCTACTCATTCCATGGCCTGATCCACCACCATAACCCCCTTTATGAGGAATCCCAGGGTCCTCCCCTTCCCATTGTATATCCTCTGGTGATATCTGCatcatcaagtatcaaacaatattttattttattttatttaacacATGCTATGCTATAATTTTAACTTTCTACACATACCTCTGCAAGATTAACCCATTCCCATGTCTCATTTGCTGTACTAATATCATAAACTAGTGCATGCCGACCCTgaaaacatatttatttatttatttatttttttcagcaTAAAAAATTTGGAGGTGGAATATCAAATTTACCTCAACGGGGTTGTAATCTGTTATAACAGCTTCATAAAAATTGTTGTCATCGGGCCATCTGGTTCTCACTTTTCTTCCAATCAATGGGGAGAATGCTGGTGCTTCAGCAGACTCATTTGCAAGTGGCCCAGAAGTCACACGATTACCAAGCTGCCCCCTCCCACTTGGCCCTGATGGAGggtactgcattttcagggaaGATCCTCCCCCCATTATCTGACCACCACCCCCACCCTGCCAATTGCCATTTACAAATTACAacaaacatatcatatcataaaaaaaaaaacaaaataccaATGTGGGCTTACAGATTTCTTGTTTTTCCCTTTTGTCCCTGAGACAGGTGCTCTTCTAGCGGATGAAGAAGATGGTTGGTTTGGTGGAGGAACTGGTTGTTGTGGATGAAAAGAAGGAGATGGGACACCAAATGATTGAGAAGGTCCTGAAgagtttatcttttgtttcttaCGAGAGGCTGACACTGATGGACTTGGTAATGGATCATGAACAGCTTGCCCTGTGTTCAGAATCCCACCCGATTGTCTCCACTCcctatttaaataaatacatatatcAGATAAACATGGTAATCATATCATATTATCAGGAGCTTGTTTTGTTTCTTGACAATATTGGACCTTATTCTCCGGATAACATCATCTGCATTTACTTTTCCCAAAAGCTCTCTGTGTTCTTCATTTGATAATCTCAATTCTTTTCGGAGCTCGGTTATTAAACCTTCCTtttcctgaaaaaaaaaaaatacacatatATCAGGGAACAACAAACTAAAAGATGATCAAGAGAATATGATGACAAACCATACCCAAGTAATTGCATCAGCTTGGGCTTTAAAGGCTCGTAAAACGGAACTGTAAGCTTCCTGCTCAAGGTGGTGAATTTGGGCTTCCATGTCTGTTTCTGCATACATCCTTGGATATTGTACAGGAGCCATAACTGCAGATCTTCCATTACCTGCAACACGTCCACCTCTTGGAATTCTATTTTGATGGGATGGCGGAAGATCATCATCAGTTCCTGCAATAAATCCAAACAATCATCATAAACTCATCTACACCAATTGGTTATTATGACTTCTGACAGTGAAACTTATGAGCCGATTCAGCTCATTATGACATCTTCTCAAGAATAGCTGAATAGCATCAAAAAAACTTGCTCGTGGTGGCAAATGTTCTCTTTCAGAACTGAGTAAAGATGGCCTTAGTCcttattttcttttattatgCCCTTCACCACATGAGCCAGGGGAGCTGTTATTGCATCCCAATAAGCTCCTCAAAAATATTAAC
The genomic region above belongs to Lactuca sativa cultivar Salinas chromosome 4, Lsat_Salinas_v11, whole genome shotgun sequence and contains:
- the LOC111886746 gene encoding protein EMSY-LIKE 3, with protein sequence MDYEPFDSSGTDDDLPPSHQNRIPRGGRVAGNGRSAVMAPVQYPRMYAETDMEAQIHHLEQEAYSSVLRAFKAQADAITWEKEGLITELRKELRLSNEEHRELLGKVNADDVIRRIREWRQSGGILNTGQAVHDPLPSPSVSASRKKQKINSSGPSQSFGVPSPSFHPQQPVPPPNQPSSSSARRAPVSGTKGKNKKSGGGGGQIMGGGSSLKMQYPPSGPSGRGQLGNRVTSGPLANESAEAPAFSPLIGRKVRTRWPDDNNFYEAVITDYNPVEGRHALVYDISTANETWEWVNLAEISPEDIQWEGEDPGIPHKGGYGGGSGHGMSRPVGRDNGPGGGGGRGRGLPKSQAAARKDFPPSQNGIGKKGLDNIQLLHTDTLIKEVERVFGSSHPDPVEIEKAKKVLKEHEQALTDAIARLADISDGESDEGGRFMRGQAMDRE